The Struthio camelus isolate bStrCam1 chromosome 12, bStrCam1.hap1, whole genome shotgun sequence genome includes a window with the following:
- the ANP32A gene encoding acidic leucine-rich nuclear phosphoprotein 32 family member A gives MDMKKRIHLELRNRTPSDVKELVLDNCRSCEGKIEGLTDEFEELEFLSTINVGLASVANLPKLNKLKKLELSDNRISGGLEVLAEKCPNLTHLNLSGNKIKDLGTIEPLKKLENLKSLDLFNCEVTNLNDYRENVFKLLPQLTYLDGYDRDDKEAPDSDAEGYVEGLDDEEEDEDEEEYDEDAQVVEDEEDEEEEEEGEEEDVSGEEEEDEEGYNDGEVDDDEDEEELDEERGQKRKREPEDEGDEDD, from the exons ATGGACATGAAGAAAAGGATCCACTTAGAGCTGCGGAACAGGACGCCCTCAGAT GTTAAAGAACTCGTTCTTGACAACTGTAGGTCATGTGAAGGCAAAATTGAAGGCCTTACAGATGAGTTTGAAGAGCTGGAATTCTTAAGTACAATCAACGTAGGCCTAGCCTCAGTTGCAAACTTACCAAAGTTAAACAAACTTAAGAAG CTCGAACTAAGCGACAACAGAATCTCAGGAGGACTGGAAGTGTTGGCAGAAAAGTGTCCAAACCTCACGCATTTAAATCTAAGTGGCAACAAAATAAAAGATCTCGGTACAATAGAACCTCTG aaaaAGTTAGAAAACCTGAAGAGTTTAGATCTTTTCAATTGCGAGGTAACCAACTTGAACGATTATAGAGAAAACGTATTCAAGCTCCTCCCGCAGCTCACATACCTCGATGGCTACGATCGGGATGACAAAGAAGCGCCAGACTCTGATGCAGAGGGCTACGTGGAAGGCTTAGACGatgaggaggaagatgaagatg AAGAGGAGTACGATGAAGATGCTCAGGTAGTAGAAGACGAagaagatgaggaggaagaggaggaaggagaagaggaagatgtGAGTGGAGAAGAGGAG gaggatgaagaaggctaTAATGACGGTGAGGTAGATGATGACGAAGATGAAGAAGAACTCG atgaaGAAAGGGGACAGAAGAGAAAACGAGAACCTGAAGACGAAGGGGATGAAGATGACTAA